The following DNA comes from Picosynechococcus sp. PCC 7003.
ACTGAGGAGAATTACACTGGCCAATTGACCCAATAGGATAGCTCCGGCCATTTGTCCGGCACAAACCCAAAGGACGAGGGCATAGAAAAGACCAACAGTGCTCCAAAAAAAGTCATCTTGGCGGTGGAGTTTCGGGAAAATAAAGGCAGTCAGAAATAGCAACCCGCTCCCCAGGGCAACGGCGATCGCCAAAATTTGTGCCAACATGACCAACAACTCCTACTGATGCTAACTGCTTGCCCTATTGTGCCAGAATCATCGGATCTTCGCGTAAAAAACTATTCTAGGGAACGAATATCCCGCACCCGACGAATGGGTAGATTCGCCACCAAAGCCGTCATCCGTTCACTACTCGAAAGGTCGAATTCCATTTCCTCTGGATCCACCTCGACGTATTTCGCCACGACGGCCAAAATTTCCTGGCGCATTTCCTCGACTTTTTCCGGGCTGAGGCCTACCCGGTCGTGGGCAATGACCAGCTTGAGGCGTCGTTTTGCTTCGTCACCGCTCTTGGGGGACTGCCAATGGAGCAGCTTTTCAAGTAATTCCTGGATCATGACTCATTACAAAGGGAAACATCAATAAATTTCAGCATAGAGGGGAATGAGGGCGATATTCCGCATCAGAGACAGCAGTTAACTGGCAAAGATCCGACGAATTCTGGCGAGAAATCCCTCTTGGTGGGCCATTAGGTTTAACAGGGGTACTTTTTCCCCTTCCAGGCGGCGGGCAATGTTCATAAACGCGGTGGCAGGGAGATCGTTTTGTTTGTCTCCTAGCACCAAAGGTTCGCCCCGATTACTAGAAACAATCACTTGTTTATCGTCGGGAATAATCCCCAGGAGTGGAATCGCGAGAATTTCGAGGACATCCTCGACGCTCATCATTTCATTTTGTTTGACCATTTCTGGTTTGAGACGATTCACAATGAGGCGCGTCCGTTTAATACCATAGGCTTCTAAAAGACCCACAACCCGGTCTGCATCACGCACCGCAGCCACTTCGGGGGTTGTGACGATCAAGGCTTCCCTCGCGGCGGCGATCGCATTACGGAAACCCATCTCAATGCCCGCTGGACTGTCCACCAGAATATAATCAAAAGCCTTGTTCAGCCGCATAATGAGCTGTTTCATCTGGGTGGGGGTGACAGATTCTTTGTTCCGGTTTTGAGCTGCTGGCAGGAGGACAAGGCCATTTTGCCGTTTGTCTTTCACCAGGGCTTGTTCGAGGCGACATTCCCCGGCGATCGCCTCAATGGCCGTATAGACAACGCGATTTTCTAAACCCAAAAGTAAATCCAGGTTTCGCAGACCAAAGTCCGCATCGACCAGGGCCACTTTTTTGCCGAGCTTGACCAAGGCCGAACCGAGGTTGGCGGTACAGGTACTTTTGCCGACGCCTCCTTTTCCGGAGGTCACAACGATAACGCGACTCATAGACTTCTGGGTGGGTAAATAATTCAATAAGCTTACGACATAGCCACTGGTTGCGGCGGCTTAGCTACGATATTACAGGTAAGAGGGGATCGGATGTTTCCTGCCAATGTTGTTGATCGGCTTGGTACTGGTAGTTTTTAGAAAATTTTAGGGCCGGGGCCAGACGAATTCCTGCTTGGGTCAGATAGGCTACCTCTGGCTTCCGTTGCTCAATGGCCTGGGGGGCAGCACGGGCCACCACATCGGCAATGCGGAGTTGAGTGGGATCCATTTGGAGCGCCATAATCCGACCCGTGCGATCGCCTTTCGCGCCAGCATGGGCCACCCCCCGAAGACAGCCCCACACCACAATGTCTTTATCGGCGACGATACTCCCGCCGGGATTGACATCCCCTGTGACAATCACCGAGCCAGGATGGACGATTTCGACCCCAGAGCGGATGGTTTGGTCGATGTACAACACATCTGGTTCCTTGTCGGGAGCCAGGAGGGGCTTTAACTTGAGGGGCACATCCGCCAACAGTTGATTCGGAGGATCTTGATCGACGCTATAGCCTGCTGTGGCGGCGGCGATCGCCGTTTGGCGTCGATTGGTATAAATGCGTTTGAGCTTCAGGTCGTGGGGTTTGAGGAGGTCAGCTAGTTCCTGGAGTTGACGGCCTCCCACCAGTTGATTTTGCGCGATTAAGTGAACGTGGGCGACCGGAAAATTAGAGGCGGCTTTCAACTGCTCCTGAAACTTGGCCCAAATTACCTCCCAAGCCTCAATTTCATGGGTCTGAGTAGTGGGTAAGACCAGGGTGAGGTGATCAGCTTCGAGGCCAAATTGTAACTCCGGGGCTGCGGCCATCGCTTCTGACTCTTTTGGGTTGAGATCATCAGGTGCCGTAACAATCTCCTCGGTCGTGCTTGCAACGGCAGCAGAAGGAGCCTCCGTCGATGCTGGGTCAGGATTGGGGAGGGTGTGATCGTCAAGCTCGGCCATAAAGTCCCTTAGAAATTTACCCCTGATTTATAACAGTCAGGACTGAGCTTCGGCAAAATTCCGCTTATTTGGAGAGGGACTGGAGAAATTTACCGAGACGGAACATTCCTTTTTCAATGGTGCTGAGATCCGTGGCGTAGGACAGACGAATGCAGCGGTCATTGCCAAAGGCTACTCCAGGGATCGCTGCCACTTGCTGCTCGGCGAGGAGTTGTTTACAAAAGCTAAGGGAGTCGAGACCGTAGGCGCTGATATCCACAAAGAGATAAAAGGCGCCGTCGGGGGATGGACAACTCAAACCCGGCAGCTCTTGAATTGCTCCCAGCATTACTTCTCGGCGCTTACTAAAGGCAGTTAACATTTCCTGGACACAACCCAGCCCCCCCTCTAGGGCGGCGATCGCCCCGTACTGGGCAAAGGTACAAACGTTGGAGGTGCTGTGACTCTGGATCGTGGTCATGCCCTTGATTAGTTCCACCGGCGCGGCAATGTAGCCCAAGCGCCAACCCGTCATCGAAAACGCTTTAGCGAAGCCGTTACAGGTGATCGTCAGGGGAAAAATTTCGTCACTCACGGAACCGATACTGCGGTGGACAGCGTTGCCATAGAGGATTTTTTCGTAAATTTCGTCAGCTACCACCAACACTTGTTTTTCGACTAAAACCTGGGCGATCGCCGCCACCTCTGCCGGACTGTAGACGGCCCCAGTGGGATTAGAAGGGGAATTGAAAACAAATAATTTCGTTTTGTCGGTGATCGCGTCGCGCAGTTGATCCGGGGTGATCTTGTAGCCCGTTGCTGCTGTGGTTTCCACAAAAATCGGGGTGCCGCCCGCTAAAATCACCATTTCTGGGTAGCTCAACCAGTAAGGAGTCGGGATAATCACCTCATCCCCCGGTTCAATGAGGGCCATCATCAAACCATAGAGGGCGTGCTTGCCGCCATTGGTGACGATCACGTTTTCGGGGTTGTAAGGGAGATTATTTTCTGTTTGTAATTTTTTGGCGATCGCCTGGCGGAGGGCTGGTTCTCCAGGGGCAGGGCCATATTTGGTTTTCCCTGCATCGAGGGCAGCTTTGACGGCGGTTTTAATATGATCGGGGGTGTCGAAATCCGGTTCTCCCGCACTAAAGCTGCAAACGTCAATCCCATCCGCCTTCATGGCCTTTGCTTTTGCGGAGATTGTGAGGGTAATCGAAGGCTTGATTTGACCGACTCTGGCTGCCAATTTCATGGTGATTTGCGTTTAGATAGGAAGTGGAAAACGTGAAATAACGGTGCAGGAAAATTCCCAATTTTTAGGCTAAGGCGACTCCCCACCGCACCAACGTTATTTTTACATAACGCAACCTTAAACTTATGATCGATTTCACAGATTGATTACATTTCAGTTGCGTCCGTTTCAATGCCCTTGGGGAATTGATTTTCATTTTCTTTTTTGCACAGCACCTATGTCCTTTTTGCGTTCTGACTTGGCCCAACTCAAAGCCTATGTGTCCCACCCCAGTGGCCCGGTAAATACGCCGGTAGATATCCTCGACACCAATGAAAGCCCCTATGATCTCCCGGCGGATCTCAAACAAACTCTGGCCGACCATTATCAAACTCAAATTGCCACCAACCGCTATCCCGACGGGGGCCATGGGGCACTCAAGGAACGCATTGCCGATTATGTAAATCGTTCTGGAAAGTTGAGTGGAGACATTCAAGCGGCCCACATCTCCGTGGGGAATGGCTCCGATGAGTTGATTCGCTCGTTGTTAATTGCCACTTGCCTGGGTGGGGAAGGGTCGATCCTTGTCGCAGAACCCACCTTCTCGATGTACCGGATTTTGGCGCAAACCTTGGGGATTTCCACAGTGGCGATCGCCCGGCAACCGGAAGATTTTAGCTTGGATCTTGCTGCCGCCCAAAACGCCATCGATCAGCCCCAAGGCGCACCGGTACGGGTAGTGTTTATGGTGCATCCCAATTCCCCAACGGGCCAATGTCTCACGGCAGCAGAAATTGCCTGGCTCCAGTCTTTGCCGCCAGATATCCTCGTGGTGGTGGACGAAGCCTATTTTGAATTTAGTCAAAAAACCTTGGTGGCGGAAGTTTTGCAGCGGCCCAACTGGGTGATCCTGCGCACCTTCTCAAAGGCATTCCGGTTAGCAGCCCTGCGGGTGGGCTATGCTGTGGGCAGTTTCGAGATTATCCAGGCCCTTGAAAAAGTACGTCTTCCCTACAATTTGCCTAGTTTTTCCCAGGCAGCGGCCCGACTAGCCCTCGACCATGGCGATCGCCTTTTGGAGACGATTCCCGAAGCCCAACAGGAGCGGCAAAAACTGTACAAAGCCCTAGATAAATTCCCAAATTTCCGGGTATGGCCCAGCGATGCCAACTTTCTCTATGGTCGTCTTCAGTCAGCCCTAGAACCCCAAGAGCAAGCCCTGGCAACCCTCGTCGAAAGCCTGAAAAACCAGGGGACGTTAATTCGGCATACGGGCGGCGGCCTGCGGATCAGTGTGGGGACACCCGCCGAAAATCAGCGCACTTTAACGCGGTTAACGGATTATCTCCAAACTTTGTAAACAGGTAATTTTTTAACGGCAATGGGTTGAAATCCCCGCCCCTTGGGGCGTAATCCTCTATAATCGTGGTGTTGACATGGCAACAGATAGCGAAAACCAAGCTAGACACATACAAAGTATTTTTTGTGACCATGAGTTTTGCCCTCAGGAACTGGGGAGTCAGCCTATCGCCAGAATATTAAGACTCGCTATTCCTCGGAATAGAAAGCTGTTCTTTGGGTAGGAAGCTCCGCTGCTTGCGGCGGGGCAGTTCACAGGCGACGTCGCACAAAGATTAACGCCCGGAGGAGTTGTTGGAGCAGCTTAATCTGGGCGATGACTTGCTGCCCTTGCTGTTTTTTTATCTGGATCTGTTGGGTGGTGGCGGGGATCACGTCCGCTTGTTGAATTAAATCTTCCACGACAATTTTGATTTTGCGTTCGTTTAGGGCGAAGCGGTGACGACTGAGGCGCAGATCCTGGTGCCAACGGCGGATTTTGCGCCAGAGAATATAATTCACCCCAATCAGGCAAAGATTACTGGCGATCGCCACCAGCCAGAAAAACGTCACACTCATGCCACGGACTCCATCCACTGAATACAAGCTTTTAAATCTTGGTGTAGGGTTGCGGCGTCGGCTTGGTAGCGTCGGCCATGGCCCGGCAAAATCCAGGTGATTGGGTAGGGCAAAAGTTTTTTCATCGATTCAATTTGTTCCGTCCAGGAATACCAGCAGTGATTCCGAAAGCCCGTCAAATGACCTAGTCGCGCGGAAAAGGCCAGGTGATCCCCGGTAAAGAGATATTGATCGCGGTAGAGCAAGACCGCATGGCCCTCGGTGTGGCCTGGCACCGGAATAATCAGGCAATCCTTGAGAAAAGAGATCGGTTCAGTGCCTTCTAGAACCGTCTCTACAGCTTTTGTTCCCTCCCGCAGATCAGCCCGGTGCAAGAGGCGATCGCAACCGAAATGATCATGGAATTTTTGGTGATCGGCCACGTCATCTCGGTGGGTCAAGAACAAATATTTCACGCCGCCGAGGGCTTCTAATTGCTTCACTAGGGAGGGTTGGAATCGAGGGGAATCCACGAGAATATTCCCTTCTGGATGCTGGATGAAGTAACTGGCGGCCCCAAAGGATTTGCGCGAATGATAACCGCAGTAATAGATATTTTCAACGATGGGCAAGGGGAATTCTGCTTGGATTGCTGGGAGATCTTTGGGAGCGGTTTCGGTGGCGATCGAAGCAGTTGGACAGGCTAATAAAGCTTGCAAGGCAGCTCGTCTTTGGTCAGGGGTTTGGGGTTGGTGATAGACGGCAGATTGCCCATCCTGGCGGTTAAAAATCCCTGGACTAAGCCAACGGCAAGTATCACAGTCGATGCAACTACTGTCCACATAAAAGTCACCGGGCACGTTTTGCGATCGCCGCT
Coding sequences within:
- the minE gene encoding cell division topological specificity factor MinE, with product MIQELLEKLLHWQSPKSGDEAKRRLKLVIAHDRVGLSPEKVEEMRQEILAVVAKYVEVDPEEMEFDLSSSERMTALVANLPIRRVRDIRSLE
- the minD gene encoding septum site-determining protein MinD, whose translation is MSRVIVVTSGKGGVGKSTCTANLGSALVKLGKKVALVDADFGLRNLDLLLGLENRVVYTAIEAIAGECRLEQALVKDKRQNGLVLLPAAQNRNKESVTPTQMKQLIMRLNKAFDYILVDSPAGIEMGFRNAIAAAREALIVTTPEVAAVRDADRVVGLLEAYGIKRTRLIVNRLKPEMVKQNEMMSVEDVLEILAIPLLGIIPDDKQVIVSSNRGEPLVLGDKQNDLPATAFMNIARRLEGEKVPLLNLMAHQEGFLARIRRIFAS
- the minC gene encoding septum site-determining protein MinC gives rise to the protein MAELDDHTLPNPDPASTEAPSAAVASTTEEIVTAPDDLNPKESEAMAAAPELQFGLEADHLTLVLPTTQTHEIEAWEVIWAKFQEQLKAASNFPVAHVHLIAQNQLVGGRQLQELADLLKPHDLKLKRIYTNRRQTAIAAATAGYSVDQDPPNQLLADVPLKLKPLLAPDKEPDVLYIDQTIRSGVEIVHPGSVIVTGDVNPGGSIVADKDIVVWGCLRGVAHAGAKGDRTGRIMALQMDPTQLRIADVVARAAPQAIEQRKPEVAYLTQAGIRLAPALKFSKNYQYQADQQHWQETSDPLLPVIS
- a CDS encoding pyridoxal phosphate-dependent aminotransferase, producing MKLAARVGQIKPSITLTISAKAKAMKADGIDVCSFSAGEPDFDTPDHIKTAVKAALDAGKTKYGPAPGEPALRQAIAKKLQTENNLPYNPENVIVTNGGKHALYGLMMALIEPGDEVIIPTPYWLSYPEMVILAGGTPIFVETTAATGYKITPDQLRDAITDKTKLFVFNSPSNPTGAVYSPAEVAAIAQVLVEKQVLVVADEIYEKILYGNAVHRSIGSVSDEIFPLTITCNGFAKAFSMTGWRLGYIAAPVELIKGMTTIQSHSTSNVCTFAQYGAIAALEGGLGCVQEMLTAFSKRREVMLGAIQELPGLSCPSPDGAFYLFVDISAYGLDSLSFCKQLLAEQQVAAIPGVAFGNDRCIRLSYATDLSTIEKGMFRLGKFLQSLSK
- a CDS encoding histidinol-phosphate transaminase, producing MSFLRSDLAQLKAYVSHPSGPVNTPVDILDTNESPYDLPADLKQTLADHYQTQIATNRYPDGGHGALKERIADYVNRSGKLSGDIQAAHISVGNGSDELIRSLLIATCLGGEGSILVAEPTFSMYRILAQTLGISTVAIARQPEDFSLDLAAAQNAIDQPQGAPVRVVFMVHPNSPTGQCLTAAEIAWLQSLPPDILVVVDEAYFEFSQKTLVAEVLQRPNWVILRTFSKAFRLAALRVGYAVGSFEIIQALEKVRLPYNLPSFSQAAARLALDHGDRLLETIPEAQQERQKLYKALDKFPNFRVWPSDANFLYGRLQSALEPQEQALATLVESLKNQGTLIRHTGGGLRISVGTPAENQRTLTRLTDYLQTL
- a CDS encoding MBL fold metallo-hydrolase, encoding MATQHQRRSQNVPGDFYVDSSCIDCDTCRWLSPGIFNRQDGQSAVYHQPQTPDQRRAALQALLACPTASIATETAPKDLPAIQAEFPLPIVENIYYCGYHSRKSFGAASYFIQHPEGNILVDSPRFQPSLVKQLEALGGVKYLFLTHRDDVADHQKFHDHFGCDRLLHRADLREGTKAVETVLEGTEPISFLKDCLIIPVPGHTEGHAVLLYRDQYLFTGDHLAFSARLGHLTGFRNHCWYSWTEQIESMKKLLPYPITWILPGHGRRYQADAATLHQDLKACIQWMESVA